Proteins from a genomic interval of Synechococcus sp. A15-28:
- a CDS encoding secondary thiamine-phosphate synthase enzyme YjbQ, with translation MKATVQALDELVVQTPGMGFTNITQRLNDWVALTPVSTGILNLYAKHTSCSLTINENADPRVLDDLADWMADIVPESRRYSHADEGSDDMPAHIRTALTAQTLSLSVDAGQLVLGTWQAVYLWEHRRRPHQRRVFCHLLGEPAALETTSKALNQQIQARHDPEAWAADGGIETEVDCMVDQLHDLAQT, from the coding sequence ATGAAAGCGACGGTGCAGGCACTTGATGAACTGGTCGTTCAAACGCCAGGAATGGGGTTTACGAACATCACCCAGCGATTGAACGATTGGGTCGCATTAACCCCGGTCAGCACTGGGATCTTGAACTTATACGCGAAGCATACAAGCTGCAGCCTCACGATCAACGAAAACGCCGACCCTCGCGTTCTGGACGATCTCGCCGACTGGATGGCCGACATCGTTCCCGAATCGCGTCGCTACAGCCATGCCGACGAAGGGTCCGATGACATGCCAGCCCACATCCGCACAGCGCTCACCGCCCAGACCCTCAGCCTCAGCGTTGATGCTGGTCAACTTGTGCTCGGCACCTGGCAGGCGGTCTATCTCTGGGAGCACCGACGAAGGCCCCACCAACGGCGCGTGTTTTGTCATCTCCTCGGGGAACCGGCCGCCCTGGAGACGACAAGCAAAGCGCTGAATCAGCAGATCCAGGCACGCCACGACCCCGAGGCCTGGGCGGCCGATGGAGGCATCGAAACCGAGGTGGACTGCATGGTGGATCAATTGCACGACCTGGCGCAGACCTGA
- a CDS encoding DUF5906 domain-containing protein, with translation MTTTRPVDGPAGTIYEFSPHQRVFRDPETSELLTEHADTTKKGFGKTRFLKGPGPNGWPIFNFEGVSTYLEELRSLGDPDPDFRCVYEFPDLIDAQAAVEIRQQNAFCQPHHAQSHQEMVLRYQDLRYRGAWCCYYITPDRPDEEEKALRHQKAAMEGGLLLLIVKSHQEPLFVVKADKCRWLGVDQNPFFRGQIGRIYPRDRGRYMTELYHLCDYSLLSDPEFQQASLLDDDDRETLLLRGASHPEQTDEYWLRKRWAEPTVAYWNTERLLQRGNFLTEALSTQIRANHSGPSKWDIFTGTHWQEQNTHDVVNALQEEFYVRNEWSSRDLRDLSSDRSQLRRGVASAIPKPSRRLLPFLNTCLDLDSRECIKHSPNNGNRFVLRLNYEPGDREPKKIKAFLLDRLGDPELVEMYRAFVWHCLTGRSLKAFLEITGPAHTGKTVLTNLIIAIVGVINTVSCDLSQLEDSKSRFESHRLSGKKLAVFSESQDYKGTGEMLKALTGRDRIRAEKKNSSEDCDFTYGGVVVLTGNSSVNFKDASAAINNRRRSLFVEKVIDFKDERVMCEDDGEGNWRGELVPELSTMVNWVLDMDPADAIRAMSRNLISETRRNAAKQSLLDSNPLAAWANERLVYDSMLKSDGKPLHAQGVGNLKSDPQTHLLTNYRSWLEANETGEALTTKTFKRALVEMLQGIGIPLPPGPLDKGQYRIDGKGSVVPFLRFRRADDAADHPGVIDAAFNVQTVRERFANAKTPVANGSNGSNGSEEVSAHRGSELFQNTHQVGGTYAWDQESDFSPDTGDGEGG, from the coding sequence GTGACCACCACCAGGCCAGTAGATGGCCCCGCAGGGACCATCTACGAGTTCTCCCCACACCAACGAGTATTTCGCGATCCAGAGACCTCTGAGCTGCTCACAGAGCACGCTGACACCACCAAAAAGGGTTTTGGTAAGACCAGGTTCCTCAAAGGTCCAGGCCCTAATGGTTGGCCGATCTTCAATTTTGAAGGCGTCTCCACCTATCTGGAGGAGTTACGGAGCCTTGGAGACCCTGACCCTGACTTTCGATGTGTCTACGAATTTCCTGATCTCATCGACGCACAGGCTGCGGTTGAGATCCGGCAGCAAAACGCCTTCTGCCAGCCGCACCATGCTCAATCCCATCAGGAAATGGTGCTGCGATACCAAGACCTCAGATATCGAGGTGCATGGTGCTGTTATTACATCACTCCTGATCGTCCCGATGAGGAAGAAAAGGCTCTCCGCCATCAAAAGGCGGCAATGGAAGGCGGGCTGCTGCTTCTGATCGTTAAAAGCCACCAAGAGCCGTTATTTGTGGTTAAGGCAGACAAATGCCGGTGGTTAGGCGTTGATCAAAACCCATTTTTCAGAGGTCAGATCGGACGGATCTACCCCCGCGATCGCGGCCGATACATGACCGAGCTGTATCACCTCTGCGACTATTCCCTGCTTAGCGATCCTGAGTTTCAGCAGGCCTCTCTACTTGATGACGATGACCGCGAAACGCTCCTGCTGAGGGGTGCATCTCACCCTGAGCAAACGGATGAATACTGGCTTCGCAAACGCTGGGCTGAGCCAACAGTCGCCTACTGGAACACTGAGCGCTTACTACAACGCGGCAATTTCCTGACAGAGGCTCTTAGCACCCAAATCAGGGCCAATCACTCTGGCCCTTCGAAGTGGGACATCTTCACTGGCACTCATTGGCAGGAGCAGAACACCCACGATGTGGTGAACGCTCTCCAAGAGGAGTTTTACGTTCGCAACGAGTGGAGCAGTCGCGATCTTCGTGACCTCAGCAGCGACCGTTCACAACTACGTCGTGGCGTTGCCAGCGCTATTCCCAAGCCGAGCCGCAGGTTGCTGCCATTCCTGAACACCTGTCTCGATCTCGACAGCAGGGAGTGCATCAAGCACTCACCAAACAATGGCAACCGTTTTGTTCTGCGCCTGAACTACGAGCCAGGAGATCGCGAACCGAAAAAGATCAAAGCCTTCCTTCTGGATCGTCTTGGTGATCCTGAGCTGGTTGAGATGTATCGGGCCTTTGTTTGGCATTGCCTGACTGGACGAAGCCTGAAGGCATTTCTGGAGATCACTGGCCCAGCCCACACCGGCAAAACAGTGCTGACGAATCTGATCATTGCCATCGTCGGCGTCATCAACACCGTCAGTTGTGATCTGAGCCAGCTCGAAGATTCCAAGAGTCGTTTTGAGAGCCATCGCCTCTCTGGCAAAAAGCTGGCTGTCTTCAGCGAATCACAGGACTACAAGGGCACAGGGGAAATGCTCAAAGCCCTCACAGGTCGCGACCGCATCCGCGCAGAGAAAAAGAACAGCAGCGAAGACTGTGACTTCACCTATGGGGGTGTTGTCGTCCTCACCGGCAATAGCTCGGTGAATTTCAAGGATGCCTCTGCTGCAATCAACAATCGGCGCCGCAGCTTGTTCGTTGAAAAGGTCATCGACTTCAAGGATGAGCGGGTGATGTGCGAAGACGACGGAGAAGGCAACTGGCGCGGTGAGCTGGTGCCAGAGCTGTCAACGATGGTGAATTGGGTTCTGGATATGGATCCGGCTGATGCCATTAGGGCAATGAGCCGCAACCTGATATCAGAGACTCGGCGTAATGCAGCCAAGCAATCACTGCTCGACTCCAACCCTCTCGCTGCGTGGGCAAACGAGCGCTTGGTTTACGACTCCATGCTCAAGTCGGACGGCAAGCCATTGCATGCCCAAGGCGTTGGAAACCTCAAATCCGATCCTCAAACCCACCTCCTAACCAACTACCGGAGCTGGCTTGAGGCCAATGAAACTGGCGAGGCTCTCACCACCAAGACGTTCAAAAGGGCGCTGGTGGAGATGCTGCAAGGCATCGGCATCCCATTGCCACCAGGACCGCTGGATAAGGGTCAGTACCGCATCGATGGCAAAGGCAGCGTGGTGCCGTTCCTCCGCTTTCGTCGTGCTGACGATGCTGCTGACCATCCAGGGGTGATTGATGCAGCTTTCAACGTGCAAACGGTTCGCGAACGATTCGCAAACGCCAAGACCCCAGTAGCAAACGGATCAAACGGATCAAACGGTTCTGAAGAGGTTTCTGCTCATAGAGGTTCAGAACTTTTCCAAAACACCCACCAAGTGGGGGGAACATATGCCTGGGACCAGGAATCTGACTTTTCTCCAGACACTGGTGATGGTGAAGGCGGCTAA
- a CDS encoding AAA family ATPase, whose translation MAAALRCHLLIGPPASGKTTIATLLAPLLDAELLSTDRIRDELYGDPMIQGHWHEVEDRLHAEIQASVAAGRSVLIDATHAQRPWRLALTQRLELDRPVEWIGWWMRTPLEVCLEWNKRRERQVPELVVQQFAAALNDRDFQPSRSEGFAVLVDYNPAADGDPAKELAAEISRLNKRISAARNREQAKELHCYSRLLDLERLLHLLQLLSRYPGLSAGDVTTRAELEAICNPLPEGAMAQRAAAYLSRLRGECYCDVDALEADLLWLQSQGFLDAAPTQQPIEPPPAPENLGGLNLGGWPPMADRSVFIRVFSLLRYLLHHPFNCEKGVRLQEHLISQLGGVYMPGEAGTLRKDVERILTPYGFRTRNDNVRHGYGLGTAVLSAARLREVHQVVSQAVSRLGDPTAQDLLAELDERLRWGGVLREHEPPVRVFANRSIVHPDLVRRDSLAVPAQAEKLEAAISLRQRVLLERFSDAATFGEESREPIHVWPIQLLFHNIGWYLAFEDDAVGYERGLIRTERLDRLALRQVESGFQRTPEQRVAGVLRLTRLMELSGGIYLGKDAASQEQLSTAQPDELAKLLITVRFRCTSRAYNFLREGLQRYPLNQIRMSKPLTSDQWCHRSKAPLVLTPFPDDSHPYPMELDLPPWTVARDVDFRRWILGWGSEIIVETPTGFAQEIRLQVQ comes from the coding sequence ATGGCTGCCGCCCTGCGCTGCCATCTGCTGATTGGACCGCCAGCCAGCGGGAAGACCACCATTGCGACGCTTCTTGCGCCGCTGCTGGATGCGGAGCTGCTCTCCACGGATCGGATCCGTGATGAACTCTATGGCGACCCGATGATCCAGGGCCACTGGCATGAGGTGGAGGATCGGCTACACGCGGAGATTCAGGCGAGCGTGGCGGCAGGGCGATCGGTGTTGATCGATGCCACCCATGCTCAGAGGCCCTGGCGTTTGGCGCTCACCCAGCGGCTGGAGTTGGACAGGCCGGTGGAGTGGATCGGTTGGTGGATGCGCACCCCACTTGAGGTGTGCCTGGAGTGGAACAAGCGGCGCGAGCGCCAGGTGCCCGAGCTGGTGGTCCAGCAATTTGCAGCAGCCTTGAACGACCGCGACTTTCAACCCTCTCGCAGTGAAGGCTTTGCGGTTCTGGTGGATTACAACCCCGCTGCAGACGGTGATCCAGCCAAGGAGCTTGCTGCAGAAATCTCGCGGCTCAATAAGCGCATCTCAGCTGCCCGCAATCGCGAGCAGGCCAAGGAGCTCCACTGCTACTCACGATTGTTGGACCTGGAGCGACTGCTCCATCTGCTGCAACTTCTCAGCCGCTATCCGGGTCTTAGCGCTGGCGATGTCACCACCCGAGCAGAGCTGGAGGCAATCTGCAATCCACTGCCGGAAGGGGCGATGGCCCAACGGGCTGCGGCCTACCTCTCTCGCCTGCGCGGCGAGTGCTATTGCGATGTGGATGCCCTGGAGGCAGATCTCCTTTGGCTCCAGAGCCAGGGTTTTCTCGATGCCGCGCCAACGCAACAACCCATTGAGCCACCCCCTGCCCCAGAAAACCTGGGTGGGCTGAACCTGGGCGGCTGGCCTCCGATGGCCGACCGAAGCGTGTTTATTCGGGTCTTCAGCCTGCTGCGCTATCTGTTGCATCACCCCTTTAATTGCGAGAAGGGAGTGCGACTGCAGGAGCACCTGATCAGCCAGCTCGGCGGTGTCTACATGCCAGGTGAAGCCGGCACCCTGCGCAAGGACGTGGAGCGCATACTCACCCCCTATGGCTTTCGCACCCGCAACGACAATGTGCGCCACGGCTACGGCCTAGGTACTGCGGTGCTCTCGGCAGCGCGGCTGCGGGAAGTGCACCAGGTGGTGAGCCAGGCAGTCTCCCGTCTTGGTGATCCCACAGCTCAGGACTTGCTCGCAGAGCTCGATGAGCGACTTCGGTGGGGAGGTGTACTGAGGGAGCACGAGCCACCGGTAAGGGTCTTTGCGAATCGTTCGATCGTGCACCCCGATCTGGTGCGCCGAGATTCTCTTGCGGTACCAGCACAGGCAGAAAAACTTGAGGCTGCAATCTCATTGCGTCAGAGGGTGTTGTTGGAGCGCTTCTCCGATGCGGCCACATTCGGAGAGGAATCAAGAGAACCGATCCACGTATGGCCCATACAACTGCTCTTTCACAACATCGGTTGGTATTTGGCTTTTGAGGATGACGCTGTCGGCTACGAACGGGGCCTGATCCGTACAGAACGTTTGGACCGGCTGGCACTACGTCAGGTTGAAAGCGGCTTCCAACGCACGCCGGAGCAACGTGTTGCTGGAGTCCTTCGGCTTACTCGTCTGATGGAACTCAGCGGTGGCATCTACCTCGGCAAGGACGCTGCTTCGCAAGAACAACTAAGCACTGCACAACCAGACGAACTAGCCAAACTACTAATCACCGTCCGCTTTCGTTGTACATCTCGGGCTTACAATTTCTTGAGAGAAGGTTTGCAGCGATATCCACTCAATCAGATACGAATGTCGAAGCCGTTAACCAGTGATCAATGGTGCCACAGATCTAAAGCACCGCTTGTACTGACTCCATTTCCAGACGATAGCCACCCTTACCCTATGGAACTAGACCTCCCGCCATGGACAGTTGCACGAGATGTCGACTTTCGCCGCTGGATTCTTGGCTGGGGCTCTGAAATTATTGTTGAGACTCCCACAGGCTTTGCTCAGGAAATTCGCTTGCAAGTGCAATGA
- the drmC gene encoding DISARM system phospholipase D-like protein DrmC produces MREGGSPQLMAMVLEHLADQREALQRERDGWSFVWSGPEPAHAKTADTFATVDQLIQQAQTSLLIATYNIGLSNQFQELLESIADRLGSGQLQRVELFFHPIQIADRLGSDPLRMIRQWFDKEVWPWPAKPLIYVDQRLSSGAAERCCQHAKVVVADADTEQSSALVTSANFSEAAQRHNFEAGWLVREPWRADQVAKHFRQMVAEGLFLQV; encoded by the coding sequence GTGCGCGAGGGCGGGTCTCCGCAGTTGATGGCAATGGTGCTTGAGCACCTGGCCGATCAACGAGAGGCTCTACAGCGGGAGCGCGATGGCTGGAGCTTTGTGTGGTCGGGACCTGAGCCTGCCCATGCCAAGACAGCTGACACTTTCGCCACAGTGGATCAGCTCATCCAACAGGCACAGACGAGCCTCCTGATCGCGACTTACAACATCGGCCTCTCCAATCAGTTTCAAGAGCTGTTGGAGTCAATCGCGGACCGGCTAGGCAGCGGCCAGCTTCAGCGGGTGGAGTTGTTCTTTCATCCGATTCAGATCGCCGATCGCCTGGGCTCCGATCCACTGCGAATGATCCGGCAGTGGTTCGACAAGGAGGTGTGGCCTTGGCCGGCCAAGCCACTCATATACGTCGATCAAAGACTGTCTTCAGGGGCTGCTGAGCGCTGCTGTCAGCACGCCAAGGTTGTTGTCGCTGATGCCGACACAGAACAATCGAGCGCTCTTGTCACTAGTGCCAACTTCAGCGAGGCGGCGCAGCGCCACAACTTCGAAGCCGGTTGGCTCGTTCGAGAACCGTGGCGCGCTGATCAGGTGGCCAAGCACTTCCGCCAGATGGTTGCGGAGGGGTTGTTCCTCCAGGTCTGA
- a CDS encoding recombinase family protein, giving the protein MLSSPDCPLNPVRWLAYYRVSTDRQGNSGLGLEAQRAKVEVMASERGAVITAEFVEVESGRKNDRPQLAAALAQARAEKAVIAVAKIDRLARDAGFVLKLANEAEKNGMGGFVFCDLPDIDATTSAGRMVLTMMASVAEFEARRISERTKEALAAAKARGVCLGGYREGAAQKASERKQKAIAEAEGLRGVLEPMVHAGLSYRAMADALAGVGKLSSTGKPLAPAQIGRILQRLGLTQSSTGQKAL; this is encoded by the coding sequence GTGTTGTCTTCGCCTGATTGCCCTCTGAACCCAGTTCGTTGGCTCGCCTATTACCGGGTCAGTACAGATCGCCAGGGAAACTCCGGTCTGGGCCTCGAAGCGCAGCGGGCCAAGGTTGAAGTCATGGCTTCCGAGCGGGGGGCTGTGATCACGGCTGAATTCGTGGAGGTTGAGAGCGGTCGCAAGAACGATCGTCCTCAGTTGGCCGCGGCTCTGGCTCAGGCTCGCGCGGAGAAGGCCGTCATTGCTGTTGCCAAGATCGATCGTCTGGCTCGTGATGCTGGCTTCGTCTTGAAGCTCGCCAACGAGGCAGAAAAGAACGGGATGGGTGGCTTCGTCTTCTGCGACTTGCCAGACATTGATGCCACCACCAGTGCCGGTCGGATGGTGCTCACGATGATGGCCAGCGTTGCTGAGTTCGAGGCACGTCGGATCAGCGAGCGAACCAAAGAAGCGTTGGCCGCGGCCAAGGCCCGAGGCGTGTGTCTTGGTGGGTACCGGGAGGGTGCTGCTCAGAAGGCGTCGGAGCGCAAGCAGAAGGCCATTGCTGAGGCGGAGGGGCTGCGCGGGGTTCTTGAGCCAATGGTTCATGCAGGCTTGAGCTACAGGGCCATGGCTGATGCGCTTGCAGGGGTTGGCAAGCTCAGCAGTACGGGAAAGCCACTGGCTCCGGCGCAGATCGGTCGGATCCTCCAGAGGCTGGGTTTAACCCAATCATCAACAGGGCAGAAAGCTTTGTAA
- a CDS encoding PD-(D/E)XK nuclease family protein, protein MAHIPRPQSVVRTRRSSDFTSRWHLDLALENRKLKSQVLSLEQRQERYCHVTWLAPYLAGERHCLLNLFLQVNYCTPKSSGVPGDWVTKHERLLQAVARTHSDKGRIVHVEQENALRLRSKDGVTIHGQCDVVVSETDSMPGVISDAKTGRPRGKDRAQVLTYMALAPYANALEGVQHPPCGELVYANGDRVEIPAPEAGVAFQQQLSDLLSLTVGLQPEPSPSTNECRFCRLAEICPHRISEEPTQDTVSWL, encoded by the coding sequence ATGGCGCATATTCCTCGACCTCAATCCGTTGTTCGCACGAGAAGAAGCTCCGACTTCACAAGTCGCTGGCATCTTGACCTGGCCCTCGAAAACAGAAAATTGAAGTCCCAAGTATTAAGTCTGGAACAACGTCAAGAGCGCTATTGCCATGTCACTTGGCTGGCTCCGTACTTGGCAGGCGAAAGGCATTGTCTTCTCAATCTCTTCCTTCAGGTCAATTACTGCACGCCCAAATCTTCAGGAGTCCCGGGTGATTGGGTGACCAAGCATGAACGGCTACTCCAAGCCGTTGCTCGGACCCACTCAGACAAGGGACGAATCGTTCATGTTGAGCAGGAGAACGCCTTACGCCTACGTAGCAAGGACGGTGTCACCATCCATGGGCAGTGTGATGTGGTGGTCAGCGAGACAGACTCCATGCCAGGGGTTATCTCGGATGCAAAAACAGGTCGCCCACGCGGCAAAGATCGTGCCCAAGTCCTTACGTATATGGCCTTAGCGCCATATGCCAATGCACTGGAGGGCGTCCAACATCCACCCTGCGGTGAATTGGTGTATGCGAATGGAGATCGAGTTGAAATCCCTGCACCCGAAGCCGGGGTGGCATTCCAACAACAGTTGTCAGATTTGTTGAGCCTCACAGTTGGGCTACAACCTGAGCCATCCCCATCTACTAACGAGTGCCGCTTCTGCCGCCTTGCCGAAATCTGCCCTCACCGCATTAGCGAAGAACCAACTCAAGACACGGTTTCTTGGCTCTGA
- a CDS encoding ribbon-helix-helix protein, CopG family, which translates to MSRRSLSVEGKREVRLSADVDQRLAQRVDAVAKATNSTRAEVVRAALRKL; encoded by the coding sequence ATGTCCCGCAGATCACTGAGTGTTGAAGGCAAGCGCGAAGTGCGCCTCAGTGCCGACGTTGATCAGCGCCTGGCTCAGCGCGTCGATGCTGTCGCCAAGGCCACCAACAGCACCCGTGCAGAGGTGGTGCGTGCTGCGCTGCGAAAGCTCTGA
- a CDS encoding GTP-binding protein gives MTTAPVAAGVPVTILSGFLGAGKTTLLNHILSNQQGVKTAVLVNEFGEIGIDNDLIVSTGEEMVELSNGCICCSINGELMESVERILERPEPLDYIVVETTGLADPLPVAMTFLGSELRDSTRLDSIITLVDAENFDVGLLDSEVGRAQVIYGDILLLNKCDLVAEERLAEVEAELRGVKNDARILRSVKGDVPLALLLSVGLFESDKVATPVEDPSLDHSDCDHDHGHCSHDHDHDHSHDHGHGHDHGHGHDHGHGESSDHLAIEGFTSLSFQSDGPFSLRKFQNFLDNQMPQEVFRAKGILWFNESERRHVFHLAGKRFSIDDTDWTGDRKNQLVLIGRNIDHTTLRQQLNACVAKDVGKGFA, from the coding sequence ATGACGACAGCACCCGTCGCCGCCGGCGTCCCCGTGACCATCCTGAGCGGCTTTCTGGGAGCGGGAAAAACCACGCTGCTGAACCACATTCTCAGCAATCAGCAGGGGGTGAAAACCGCTGTTCTGGTGAATGAGTTCGGCGAGATCGGAATCGACAACGATCTGATCGTGTCCACCGGCGAAGAGATGGTGGAACTGAGCAACGGCTGCATCTGCTGCTCGATCAACGGCGAACTGATGGAGTCCGTCGAGCGGATTCTGGAGCGCCCTGAGCCCCTGGATTACATCGTTGTTGAAACGACAGGACTGGCCGATCCACTGCCGGTGGCCATGACCTTCCTGGGCAGTGAGCTGCGGGATTCGACCCGGCTGGACTCGATCATCACCCTTGTTGATGCGGAGAATTTCGACGTGGGCCTGCTGGATTCGGAGGTGGGTCGGGCTCAGGTGATCTACGGCGACATCCTGCTGCTGAACAAATGCGACCTGGTCGCCGAAGAGCGGCTGGCGGAGGTGGAAGCGGAATTAAGGGGTGTGAAAAACGATGCCCGCATCTTGCGGTCGGTGAAAGGGGACGTGCCCCTGGCTCTGCTGCTGAGTGTCGGCCTGTTCGAATCCGACAAGGTGGCCACGCCAGTGGAGGATCCGAGCCTCGACCACAGCGACTGCGATCACGACCATGGCCACTGCAGCCATGACCACGACCACGATCACAGCCATGACCACGGGCACGGTCATGACCACGGGCACGGTCATGACCACGGTCATGGAGAAAGTTCAGACCATCTGGCCATCGAAGGGTTCACATCCCTGTCTTTCCAGAGCGACGGACCCTTCTCCCTGCGCAAATTTCAGAACTTCCTGGACAACCAGATGCCCCAGGAGGTGTTCAGGGCGAAAGGAATTCTCTGGTTCAACGAAAGCGAGCGGCGCCACGTGTTTCACCTCGCGGGCAAGCGCTTTTCCATTGACGACACCGACTGGACAGGCGATCGCAAGAATCAACTGGTTCTGATCGGCCGGAACATTGATCACACCACCCTGCGTCAGCAATTGAACGCCTGTGTGGCGAAGGATGTCGGCAAAGGATTTGCCTGA
- a CDS encoding 4a-hydroxytetrahydrobiopterin dehydratase translates to MPSLLSADQRQMLPATLPQWTVDQQSISRELVFRDFNEAFGFMSRVALLAESRNHHPNWSNVYNRVSITLSTHDLGGLSDLDIELAAAIDQLLPA, encoded by the coding sequence ATGCCCTCTCTGCTCTCAGCGGACCAACGGCAGATGCTGCCGGCGACGCTGCCGCAGTGGACCGTTGACCAGCAGTCCATCAGCCGCGAGCTGGTTTTCAGAGACTTCAACGAAGCCTTCGGTTTCATGAGCCGGGTGGCCCTGTTGGCGGAAAGTCGCAACCACCACCCCAACTGGAGCAACGTCTACAACCGCGTATCGATCACGCTCTCCACCCACGATCTGGGGGGGCTGAGCGATCTCGATATCGAGCTGGCTGCAGCGATCGATCAACTGCTGCCAGCATGA
- a CDS encoding recombinase family protein, which produces MPAPSLSSTARIAFSYERVSNRKQAGKGKKGIARQHEDFAPFCERHGLTPNPDPIRDEGLSAYHAKHFKKGNLGGFIKAAQDKKIPWGSVLVVEDWSRFSRRKASYSHEMLGALWSVGCALAWVREDVVITREKFDEDQVLRIKLDMAMQAAHDFSKGLSKTNSQVWNLREQAYFKSGTKYLSMASAPDWVRVNDDKTDFEENERADWMREIFRLRTEGMGAKQIALAMNELGRTMSGGGSFSEGRIGRVLRDRRLIGEKAFRSGRVARGYFPRVIGTKLWETVQALVDEANPGGTGRGDFCHNILQGLTRCTCGGTLTWQGAHKDKSTGQYRYSYLICMNQRNHTCTAPKGNWKYDEELLIHALMDARWEDLFDTPRDTKQIAALQSQLKDQESEIDQLKQTVDNNNANLATAMGLKDFDAEAIKLMTGVGKAAKKTLAKAQAAADEISRRIEVLSLAPSGEDMKEEVLRRTKDFLANLEDKEQRRAFNNWANTLGVVVEITHTGQMRFMKDGGVEQLDVYREGDTIVLDQTRHDSEVLGVKL; this is translated from the coding sequence GTGCCTGCACCGTCGCTTTCATCAACCGCACGGATCGCCTTCAGCTATGAACGGGTTAGCAACCGAAAGCAGGCGGGGAAAGGGAAGAAAGGTATTGCGCGCCAGCATGAGGACTTCGCTCCTTTCTGCGAGCGCCATGGCCTGACGCCAAACCCTGACCCGATAAGAGACGAAGGACTGAGCGCCTATCACGCCAAGCACTTCAAGAAAGGGAATCTCGGCGGCTTCATCAAGGCTGCTCAAGACAAAAAAATTCCCTGGGGCTCGGTTTTAGTTGTTGAGGATTGGAGCCGCTTCAGCAGGCGTAAAGCCAGCTATTCACACGAGATGCTCGGAGCTCTCTGGAGTGTTGGTTGCGCCCTTGCTTGGGTTCGTGAGGACGTCGTCATTACCCGCGAAAAATTTGATGAAGACCAGGTTTTGCGGATCAAGCTCGACATGGCCATGCAAGCGGCTCATGACTTCAGCAAGGGCCTGAGCAAAACCAACTCACAGGTGTGGAACCTGCGCGAACAGGCGTACTTCAAGAGCGGCACCAAATACCTGTCGATGGCCAGTGCACCCGACTGGGTTCGGGTGAATGACGACAAAACCGACTTCGAGGAAAACGAACGCGCTGACTGGATGCGCGAAATCTTCCGGCTACGCACAGAGGGCATGGGTGCGAAGCAGATCGCCCTCGCAATGAATGAGCTAGGCAGAACCATGTCTGGAGGGGGGAGCTTCAGCGAAGGACGAATTGGCCGTGTCCTTCGTGATCGACGCTTGATCGGTGAGAAGGCTTTCAGATCAGGGCGAGTGGCCAGGGGCTACTTCCCTCGTGTAATTGGCACCAAGCTTTGGGAAACCGTCCAGGCCTTGGTGGATGAAGCCAATCCTGGCGGCACTGGCCGCGGCGATTTCTGCCACAACATTCTTCAAGGTCTGACTCGCTGTACTTGTGGCGGCACGTTGACTTGGCAGGGCGCGCACAAGGACAAGTCAACCGGGCAATACCGCTACAGCTATCTGATTTGCATGAATCAGCGCAACCACACCTGCACTGCTCCAAAGGGGAACTGGAAATACGACGAGGAGCTTCTTATTCATGCCTTGATGGATGCCAGGTGGGAAGACCTCTTCGACACGCCACGTGACACCAAGCAGATCGCAGCGCTTCAGAGCCAACTCAAGGATCAAGAGAGTGAGATTGATCAGCTGAAGCAAACGGTCGACAACAACAACGCCAACTTGGCGACAGCAATGGGTTTAAAGGATTTCGACGCCGAGGCCATCAAGTTGATGACTGGGGTAGGCAAGGCCGCCAAGAAAACTCTCGCTAAAGCACAAGCGGCTGCTGATGAAATCAGCAGACGGATAGAGGTACTGAGCCTTGCGCCATCAGGCGAGGACATGAAAGAGGAAGTCTTGCGCCGCACCAAGGACTTCCTCGCCAACCTCGAAGACAAGGAGCAGCGACGAGCTTTCAACAACTGGGCCAACACCCTTGGAGTCGTCGTGGAGATCACTCACACCGGTCAGATGCGGTTCATGAAAGATGGCGGCGTGGAGCAGCTCGACGTCTATCGCGAGGGCGACACCATCGTTTTGGACCAGACTCGGCACGATTCTGAAGTCCTTGGGGTGAAGCTATGA